Proteins co-encoded in one Melitaea cinxia chromosome 13, ilMelCinx1.1, whole genome shotgun sequence genomic window:
- the LOC123658930 gene encoding uncharacterized protein LOC123658930 has protein sequence MYCLLLLGSVSGGGQWTRAPPAPPPGSVSGVVGSGVSLGVTGVSASRGRRPTQRHSAASSAMQMPHAGISAAAVQALANGWNLPGALTQAQTQQVLRLAQAQVAQAQAAARYNNAAIAAAAVASMPQHRSSHGRTVQVNIHTYT, from the exons ATGTATTGTCTTCTTCTGCTTG GTTCAGTATCAGGAGGAGGTCAATGGACTAGGGCTCCGCCCGCTCCGCCACCAGGTTCAGTGAGTGGCGTGGTGGGTAGTGGGGTATCACTCGGTGTTACTGGTGTCAGCGCTTCTAGAGGCAGGCGACCCACTCAGAGGCACTCTGCTGCTTCGTCGGCTATGCAAATGCCTCACGCGGGTATATCTGCAGCGGCCGTTCAAGCGTTGGCGAATGGCTGGAACTTGCCTGGAGCGCTGACTCAAGCTCAGACCCAGCAAGTCTTGAGGCTTGCACAG GCTCAAGTGGCCCAGGCACAGGCCGCAGCGCGGTACAACAATGCGGCAATAGCAGCCGCCGCCGTTGCTTCCATGCCGCAACATCGCTCGTCACATGGACGCACCGTACAGGtaaacatacatacttacacataa